A single window of Coffea eugenioides isolate CCC68of chromosome 7, Ceug_1.0, whole genome shotgun sequence DNA harbors:
- the LOC113777233 gene encoding receptor-like protein 9DC3, whose product MLQNLTHLRELSLSRVDISSELRVNFFSSLTYLDLRDTRARGNLPSNVFHLPNMRVLLLRGSENLIVSLPQLNCSISNSLRQLSLSHTNFSVALPDLIGCIGSLNSLDLSYCQISGAIPESIGNLTQLTELSLDFNDLRGKIPDKFSISQKISRLLLSNNLLSGNIPNSLLNLMHLEQLDLYGNQLSGSIPPSIFTIPTLSYLDLSFNLFTGVGQDLFVDSSKLQNNAFNREAPRNTTNNVSISYPDFGSLGLSSCQIKEFPEFLRNSESLEVLDLSNNMIRSKIPIWFMSKTLDQLLYLNLSHNFLTGTIDQLPVTSRLVSLDVSSNSLQGQMPPSICNASHHWVLDLSNNNLSGPIPQCLGNSSQYLDTMDLGNNRLFGTIPRTFSKGNSLRFLMLNDNQLQGPVPRSLAHCEHLELLDLGNNKIGDKFPVWLEILSNLEVLILRSNRFHGAIGNCQTKSPFPLLRIIDASHNELTGVLPKEILNNFTAMKSSKHDQKGVEYMGRAAILIGKGHYYFHSVSLVIKGVEYSLERVLITRTVIDFSSNRFEGQIPEIIGSLHSLQTLTLSHNNFSGPIPKALGDLIGPIPRGRHFDTFGDDSYRGNLDLCGFPLAKDCGDTEAPPPATPWEAEQQYDDSEFFDGFTWKAVLLGYGCGLALGLVMGGLVFLTGKPRWFVLIVEESFNLRRRPRKWIHIGT is encoded by the exons ATGCTTCAAAACTTAACCCATTTAAGAGAGCTGTCACTTTCAAGAGTGGACATCTCATCCGAGTTGAGGGtgaattttttttcatctttgacGTATCTAGACCTTAGAGATACTAGAGCAAGAGGTAATCTACCGAGTAATGTTTTTCATCTGCCAAATATGCGAGTTCTCTTGTTACGTGGCAGCGAGAATCTTATTGTTAGTTTACCACAATTGAACTGCAGCATTTCAAATTCTCTGAGGCAGTTGAGCCTATCGCATACAAATTTCTCCGTTGCGTTGCCAGATTTAATTGGGTGCATAGGGTCCTTAAATTCTTTAGATCTAAGTTATTGTCAAATTTCTGGTGCCATTCCCGAATCAATTGGCAACCTTACACAGCTTACTGAATTATCTCTGGATTTTAACGATCTTCGAGGTAAAATTCCAGATAAATTTTCCATTTCACAAAAGATAAGCAGGCTGTTACTTAGTAACAATTTATTGTCCGGGAACATTCCGAACTCACTTCTCAACCTTATGCATCTTGAACAGTTAGATCTCTACGGTAATCAACTAAGCGGTTCAATTCCTCCGTCAATTTTTACCATTCCAACCCTATCTTACCTTGACCTTTCATTTAACCTTTTTACGGGGGTTGGGCAAGACTTGTTTGTGGACTCCAGTAAGCTTCAAAACAACGCTTTTAACAGAGAGGCACCACGGAACACTACAAACAATGTGAGCATTTCCTATCCAGATTTTGGGTCCTTGGGATTGTCTTCCTGCCAAATAAAGGAATTTCCAGAGTTTCTTAGAAATTCAGAGAGTTTAGAAGTTCTGGACCTCTCAAATAACATGATTCGCAGCAAAATTCCAATCTGGTTCATGTCTAAGACTTTGGATCAGTTGCTCTACTTGAACCTTTCACATAACTTTTTGACTGGTACCATAGACCAACTACCTGTCACTTCACGTCTGGTGTCTCTAGATGTGAGTTCCAACTCACTTCAGGGCCAAATGCCTCCTTCTATCTGTAACGCAAGTCATCATTGGGTTCTTGATTTGTCAAATAACAATTTGTCTGGCCCAATTCCTCAATGCTTGGGAAACTCCAGCCAGTATCTCGACACTATGGATTTGGGAAATAATAGGCTTTTTGGCACCATTCCCAGAACATTTTCAAAAGGCAACTCTCTGCGGTTTCTTATGCTGAATGACAACCAATTGCAAGGGCCAGTGCCACGATCTTTAGCACACTGTGAACATCTGGAACTCCTTGATTTAGGGAACAACAAGATAGGTGATAAATTTCCAGTTTGGTTGGAAATTCTTTCTAATCTAGAGGTCCTAATATTGAGATCTAATCGATTTCACGGAGCAATTGGCAATTGTCAGACGAAAAGTCCATTTCCGCTGTTGAGAATTATTGATGCATCCCACAACGAGCTCACTGGTGTTCTACCTAAGGAAATCCTCAACAACTTCACAGCTATGAAAAGTTCAAAGCATGACCAAAAGGGAGTTGAGTATATGGGAAGGGCTGCAATTCTTATCGGAAAAGGACATTATTACTTCCATTCTGTGAGTTTGGTTATCAAAGGGGTGGAGTATAGTCTTGAAAGAGTCCTAATAACTCGAACAGTGATTGACTTCTCAAGCAACAGATTCGAAGGACAAATTCCCGAGATTATTGGATCCCTTCATTCTCTTCAAACACTAACTCTCTCTCATAACAACTTCAGTGGCCCAATTCCTAAGGCATTAGGGGATTTGA TCGGACCCATTCCACGAGGAAGGCACTTTGatacatttggagatgattcaTACAGAgggaatttggacttgtgtggATTTCCGCTGGCCAAAGATTGTGGAGATACAGAGGCACCACCACCAGCCACGCCATGGGAAGCTGAACAACAATATGATGATTCTGAATTCTTTGATGGGTTCACTTGGAAAGCTGTTCTCCTGGGATATGGTTGTGGATTAGCGCTCGGATTAGTTATGGGAGGTCTCGTATTCTTGACTGGAAAACCAAGATGGTTTGTACTGATTGTCGAAGAGTCGTTCAACCTGCGAAGGCGACCGAGGAAATGGATCCACATAGGCACTTAA
- the LOC113777234 gene encoding replication factor A protein 1-like has product MANLLPMRDIMPHMKNWSCIVTVQEKQQITGSMGTPTRKQKFVFYDSEGSRVKGIIFNDDIPRMSSILQVYKKYKISNAEVRTIPPNFQTSELTVQWVISTKTVIDEIADDDEVMPVKFWYSKFTDLVQYMDDRTKSVDVLGVVISALEKKTVTKNSKQSDVQKFVLLNEQSQTVLLSLWDSFLANEGQEILSKLHSYPVIIARRVRVNNYNGVALGTWFDSAILVDPPIQEARELKNWALRNTKLLKEAAEKKDYIEYNPQLSLKSDQKTTWICNITSSQKVQFSFEHIFQKYWYMSYKNCCRATAAAYQVEFTCNSCKEKHPAVPRCRFDVDLIDSTGMIPASIFGELAENLLTFSALEAMQHFNENVALPLEFVHKELSSKTFLLHIKPVQTQLADARQRYTIIYYSEINDDANSAQLTSEAKDAPPFPSKESDTIQVGTPGESSARSKVCVCLSERFDEPQTTEAKEDENAECSSSKKQRIN; this is encoded by the exons ATGGCTAACTTGCTGCCAATGCGAGATATCATGCCTCACATGAAAAATTGGAGCTGCATCGTCACTGTTCAAGAAAAGCAACAGATCACAGGGTCAATGGGAACGCCAACAAGAAAGCAGAAATTTGTTTTCTATGATTCAGAG GGATCAAGAGTCAAAGGAATCATCTTCAATGATGACATTCCTAGAATGAGCAGCATTTTGCAGGtctataaaaaatataaaatatccAATGCTGAGGTCAGAACCATACCACCAAATTTCCAGACATCTGAGCTCACCGTTCAATGGGTTATCAGCACCAAGACTGTCATTGACGAAATTGCTGATGATGATGAAGTCATGCCTGTAAAATTCTGGTATTCAAAGTTTACTGACTTAGTTCAATACATGGATGACAGAACTAAATCAGTGG ACGTGCTGGGAGTTGTGATTAGTGCGCTTGAGAAGAAAACTGTTACCaaaaactcaaagcaatcagaTGTTCAGAAATTTGTCCTTCTTAATGAACA ATCGCAGACGGTACTCCTGTCTCTGTGGGATAGTTTTCTGGCTAATGAAGGACAAGAAATACTATCTAAACTTCACAGCTATCCTGTCATCATTGCTCGCAGAGTTAGAGTGAACAACTATAATG GAGTCGCActtggtacttggtttgattcaGCAATTCTTGTTGATCCACCTATACAAGAGGCAAGAGAACTCAAGAACTG GGCATTAAGGAACACTAAGTTGCTTAAAGAAGCTGCCGAAAAAAAGGACTATATTGAATATAATCCACAGCTGTCATTAAAATCAGATCAAAAAACTACCTGGATTTGTAACATAACTTCGTCACAAAAG GTACAGTTCTCTTTTGAGCATATCTTCCAGAAATATTGGTACATGAGCTATAAGAACTGTTGCCGAGCTACAGCAGCAGCCTATCAAGTTGAGTTTACCTGTAATTCGTGCAAAGAGAAACATCCTGCAGTACCTAG ATGCCGCTTTGATGTTGATTTGATCGATAGCACCGGCATGATACCAGCTTCAATATTTGGCGAATTAGCAGAGAACTTACTCACGTTTAGTGCGCTGGAAGCAATGCAACACTTTAATGAG AATGTTGCACTTCCCCTCGAGTTTGTCCACAAGGAGCTCAGTTCAAAGACGTTTCTGCTTCACATCAAACCTGTGCAAACGCAGCTGGCAGACGCAAGGCAGCGCTACACAATTATATACTACTCTGAAATCAATGATGATGCCAATTCTGCACAGTTAACAAGTGAAGCGAAAGATGCCCCTCCTTTTCCTAGCAAAGAATCTGACACTATACAGGTCGGGACTCCAG GAGAGAGTAGCGCTCGTTCAAAAGTTTGTGTTTGCCTTTCTGAAAGGTTTGATGAACCGCAGACCACTGAAGCTAAAGAAGATGAAAATGCAGAATGCAGCTCtagcaaaaagcaaagaatCAACTAA
- the LOC113777235 gene encoding ATP-dependent DNA helicase PIF1-like, whose amino-acid sequence MRAMFDPEFSRFLLRVGEGREPVDDEGEITLSSDIVIPYYDKEKSLNRLLESVFPDLNTYLQDHYNLINRCILAPKNSPVDELNEIMIRRFPGSLQTYISSDKTVDQRHQGDYEDFLNSQNPKGLHPHKLLLKENCPLMLLRNLNLAKGLCNGTRLICRELGQHTISVEIVFGHHRGKRVFIPRIPLQTPNNDKNGIPFIRTQFPVRLCFALTINKSQGQTLDYVGIYLREPVFSHGQLYVALSRAKTAAKVKVLLVPGTFDDTKVDCKTRNVVFDEIFRLAQA is encoded by the exons ATGCGAGCTATGTTTGATCCTGAATTTTCACGATTCCTTCTAAGAGTAGGAGAGGGAAGAGAGCCTGTTGATGATGAGGGCGAAATAActttatcatcagatatagttATTCCTTATTACGATAAAGAGAAGTCCTTAAACAG GTTACTAGAAAGTGTCTTTCCAGATTTGAACACCTATTTGCAAGATCATTATAACCTAATAAATAGGTGTATCCTTGCGCCTAAAAATAGCCCAGTTGATGAGCTCAATGAAATAATGATTAGGAGATTTCCTGGAAGCCTTCAAACTTATATTAGCTCCGACAAGACTGTTGATCAGCGACACCAAGGTGATTACGAGGACTTCCTCAATTCTCAGAATCCTAAAGGTCTTCATCCTCATAAGTTGCTGTTGAAGGAAAACTGTCCACTGATGCTTCTAAGAAATCTAAATCTAGCTAAAGGCCTTTGCAATGGCACAAGGTTAATATGTAGGGAACTTGGCCAGCACACAATTTCTGTTGAGATTGTTTTTGGCCATCATCGAGGAAAAAGAGTTTTCATTCCAAGGATACCTCTTCAGACGCCTAACAATGACAAAAATGGGATTCCATTCATAAGAACACAATTTCCTGTCCGCCTTTGCTTCGCTTTAACTATCAATAAATCGCAAGGCCAAACTCTTGACTACGTCGGCATCTATCTACGGGAACCAGTTTTTTCTCATGGCCAGCTGTATGTTGCTCTGTCCAGAGCCAAGACCGCTGCCAAAGTTAAAGTTCTTCTTGTTCCTGGAACATTTGATGACACAAAAGTAGATTGCAAAACTCGAAATGTTGTCTTTGATGAAATTTTTAGATTAGCTCAAGCCTAA
- the LOC113777236 gene encoding uncharacterized protein LOC113777236: protein MTPAVYTLQIHLPDQQFISFDKNSDLLQLLSKIDFSKTMLTQFFRMNRTNPRAQNLKCLYRNFPEHFVWSGKYKEWTERKRRKVIGRMVTVSPKEGERYYLRLLLTHIAGPTSFEDLLTVNAQKLDSFREAALALGLLQSDAYIEETLQEAIAFQMPSSLRLLFATLLVRKVLQDINSSLEQMGKTITDFHFVSDDFTCDYTERLTKEIQSERSLAVTPKDLLLPQMLNSEQKHAYDLILAACFSLEGQAFFVDGPGGTGKTFLYRSLLATLRSQNHVAIAVTTSGIAASILPGGRTAHSRFKIPLDFSKGKSCQLSKQSSAAKLISESKLILWDEASMAKRDTIEAFDELLKDLMDSDLPFGGKVIVF from the exons ATGACCCCGGCAGTTTACACCCTTCAGATTCACCTTCCAGATCAGCAATTCATTTCCTTTGACAAGAACTCTGACTTGCTGCAATTACTGAGTAAAATTGACTTTTCTAAGACAATGTTAACTCAGTTTTTTCGCATGAACAGAACCAATCCCAGAGCACAGAATCTGAAATGCTTGTACAGAAATTTTCCTGAGCATTTTGTTTGGTCTGGTAAATACAAAGAGTGGACTGAAAGAAAGCGTCGAAAGGTGATTGGTCGTATGGTCACTGTTAGTCCAAAGGAAGGAGAAAGATATTATTTGAGGTTGCTTTTGACACACATTGCTGGCCCGACCTCTTTTGAAGACCTTTTGACTGTTAATGCACAGAAATTAGATTCTTTTAGAGAAGCTGCTTTAGCTCTTGGCCTTCTACAATCCGATGCGTATATAGAGGAGACACTTCAGGAAGCGATAGCATTTCAAATGCCATCTTCATTGAGGCTATTGTTTGCCACTCTCCTTGT ACGGAAAGTTTTGCAAGATATTAACAGTTCACTTGAACAAATGGGGAAAACCATTACTGATTTCCACTTTGTCTCTGACGATTTTACATGCGATTATACTGAACGGTTAACAAAGGAGATTCAAAGTGAGAGAAGCTTAGCAGTGACACCTAAGGATCTGCTTTTGCCTCAGATGCTAAATTCTGAGCAAAAACATGCCTATGATCTAATCCTAGCAGCATGTTTTTCCTTAGAAGGCCAGGCTTTTTTCGTTGATGGCCCCGGCGGCACCGGTAAAACGTTCCTGTATCGGTCGCTTCTCGCGACCTTACGGTCACAGAACCATGTTGCAATTGCAGTGACAACATCTGGAATTGCAGCATCAATCCTTCCTGGTGGAAGGACAGCTCACTCGAGATTCAAGATACCGCTTGATTTCTCGAAAGGTAAGAGTTGCCAGCTTAGTAAGCAAAGTTCTGCTGCAAAGCTCATTTCAGAATCTAAGCTTATTTTGTGGGATGAGGCTTCAATGGCTAAGCGGGACACAATTGAAGCCTTCGATGAATTGCTGAAGGATTTAATGGACTCAGATTTACCTTTTGGAGGAAAGGTAATAGTTTTTTGA
- the LOC113777237 gene encoding uncharacterized protein LOC113777237 — translation MSRLGNIPDASLVLPRAPNCQHCGAKRFHLEPPSFCCSGGEISIVAPPMPYDLKRLFIGNNEESAHFRTIVRTYNNNLGFTSFAAKYDSELTKNTKGVYTFRVQGQVYHFLDGLVHLGDRPSGIQLYFFDTAEELTKRLRNSDKLRESTLKLLMRVLSDNPYARFFKGLRDVPLLDNLNIILNCYPSHDQRVYNLPSASQVAAIWTESEDQSSDRHAHIQVYSRSAGSHRIQHYYGCYDPLQYPLLFPRGECGWHHGIKRLCKRKRGGDACEDDINIDPTSVNSSSELIDLEQRAADRGKTEEGTVSAREYYCYRFQIRDDDESMLLHTLRLLQQFSVDAYIAASKVGRKVILPVSFIGGPRDMRRRYLDAMALHGKKFKKNWKYHEKPQDRPDLLARVFKAKFEMLKAEILNKQIFGEVSACVYVIEFQKRGFPHAHLLLILKPGHKLLNPESYDKVVCAELPDKDRYPHLYSLVVKHMIHGPCGAMDTSCPCMRDGTCKNHYPKSFCSQTTHGEDTYPCYRRRDDGKRVKVRRFTLHNRWVVPYNPYLLALFDCHINVEICSTLKLVKYLYKYVFKGHDQVSFKIISCASADAIDEI, via the exons ATGTCTCGCCTTGGCAATATTCCCGATGCATCTCTGGTTCTGCCTCGTGCTCCTAATTGTCAGCATTGTGGAGCAAAAAGGTTCCATTTGGAACCTCCTTCCTTTTGCTGTTCAGGAGGAGAGATCTCTATCGTTGCTCCTCCAATGCCTTACGATTTGAAACGTTTATTCATTGGCAACAATGAAGAGAGTGCTCACTTTAGAACCATTGTTCGCACTTATAACAACAACCTTGGCTTTACATCTTTTGCCGCAAAGTATGACTCTGAATTAACAAAGAACACAAAAGGTGTCTATACCTTCCGTGTTCAAGGTCAGGTTTACCACTTTCTTGATGGTCTTGTTCACTTAGGTGATCGACCATCTGGAATCCAATTATATTTTTTTGACACTGCTGAGGAATTAACAAAGAGGCTTCGTAACTCAGATAAACTACGCGAAAGCACTTTAAAATTGCTTATGCGCGTTCTTTCTGACAATCCTTATGCTCGGTTCTTTAAAGGCCTTAGGGATGTTCCACTCCTTGACAACCTGAACATTATCCTTAATTGTTATCCTTCACATGACCAGCGAGTATATAACCTTCCCTCAGCCTCGCAAGTAGCAGCTATATGGACTGAAAGTGAAGATCAGTCGTCCGATAGGCACGCTCATATTCAGGTTTATTCTCGCTCGGCTGGTAGCCATAGGATTCAACATTACTATGGCTGTTACGACCCTTTACAGTACCCTCTCCTTTTCCCTCGTGGTGAGTGTGGCTGGCACCATGGAATTAAAAGACTTTGCAAGAGGAAAAGAGGAGGGGACGCTTGTGAGGATGATATTAACATTGATCCAACTTCAGTTAACTCCTCATCGGAGTTAATCGATTTAGAACAAAGAG CTGCTGACCGAGGAAAAACAGAGGAAGGTACTGTATCTGCTAGGGAGTACTACTGTTATAGGTTCCAAATAAGGGACGATGATGAGTCAATGCTGTTACACACTCTTAGGCTGCTACAGCAGTTTTCAGTTGATGCTTAT ATTGCTGCTTCTAAGGTTGGTCGTAAGGTCATTCTTCCAGTTTCCTTTATAGGTGGTCCCAGGGATATGAGGCGTCGTTACCTAGATGCGATGGCACTC CATggaaagaaattcaagaaaaattggaaatacCATGAAAAACCTCAGGATCGGCCAGACCTTCTTGCTAGAGTTTTTAAAGCCAAGTTTGAAATGCTTAAAGCAGAAATTCTGAATAAGCAGATCTTCGGCGAGGTTTCAGCGTGTGTTTACGTGATTGAATTTCAGAAACGCGGCTTTCCTCATGCCCATTTATTATTAATCTTAAAACCTGGTCATAAGCTGCTTAATCCAGAGTCGTACGACAAAGTAGTTTGTGCTGAGTTGCCCGACAAAGATAGATATCCTCACTTGTATTCTCTTGTTGTGAAACATATGATCCATGGTCCTTGCGGAGCCATGGATACATCTTGTCCTTGTATGAGAGATGGAACCTGCAAAAATCACTATCCAAAGAGCTTTTGTTCTCAGACGACTCATGGTGAGGATACCTATCCGTGTTATAGGAGAAGGGATGATGGCAAAAGAGTGAAGGTCCGTAGATTTACTCTTCATAATAGGTGGGTTGTGCCTTACAACCCTTACCTGCTTGCTTTATTTGATTGCCACATCAATGTCGAAATTTGTTCTACTCTTAAGCTTGTGAAGTACTTGTATAAGTATGTTTTCAAAGGAcacgatcaagtgagctttaAGATTATTTCCTGTGCATCAGCGGATGCTATTGATGAAATATGA